In a genomic window of Rhodothermales bacterium:
- a CDS encoding response regulator has product MISKCEVLVVDDEDVVLGAVRRILSAHSIEHRVAGSAEQALDKIKESVPDLLLADIKLPGKSGLDLVTVCSDKFPSVVSVCMTGYANAEHVLLCLESGAVDFLPKPFTVEEMLSTLTRAGRLVGGEAIAKDVPADCFVLDGHTWARGEDDGTVTLGLIETFLQTVGPIKSLDIPAPNTMLRQGCDLTRVTATDGHVHRAWCAIGGRVEQSNDRLEGEPGIVSTDPYGEGWIACVMPTSIEEEVARLGSSDPQQSH; this is encoded by the coding sequence CCGTGCGGCGGATACTGTCGGCACACTCCATAGAACACCGCGTGGCGGGGTCCGCAGAGCAGGCGCTGGACAAGATCAAGGAGAGCGTGCCGGACCTACTGCTTGCGGATATCAAACTCCCGGGCAAGTCCGGGCTTGATCTGGTCACCGTGTGTTCGGATAAATTTCCTTCGGTGGTGTCGGTGTGCATGACGGGGTATGCAAATGCTGAACACGTATTGCTGTGCCTGGAGAGCGGGGCGGTTGATTTCTTGCCGAAACCGTTTACCGTGGAGGAGATGTTAAGCACGCTCACGAGGGCTGGCCGGCTGGTTGGAGGCGAGGCGATCGCCAAGGACGTGCCTGCTGATTGTTTCGTGCTTGATGGTCATACGTGGGCGCGGGGGGAGGATGACGGCACGGTCACGCTCGGGCTGATCGAGACGTTTCTTCAAACGGTGGGTCCGATCAAGTCGCTGGATATTCCGGCTCCGAACACGATGCTCCGCCAGGGGTGCGATTTGACGCGGGTTACGGCAACGGACGGACACGTCCATCGAGCGTGGTGTGCGATAGGGGGCCGGGTGGAGCAGTCGAATGACCGGCTTGAGGGCGAACCGGGCATTGTTTCCACCGACCCCTACGGAGAGGGCTGGATCGCCTGCGTGATGCCGACGAGCATCGAGGAGGAGGTTGCGCGGCTGGGCTCATCGGATCCCCAGCAGTCGCATTGA